TCTACTAAAAACGTTTTAGTTCCAAGCAAATGGAACGATCCCTCAAAACTAATTTTGAGTTCTAGGTGACATCTATTGCAtagatacaaatatacaattatCTAAAACTGGGTACCCAATCACCTTCTGACATTTTTTCCCATTTGTGTCTCTCCCCTTTTTGATAAAACTTTTGAACTTTTTAAAACTTTCAACGGAACCAAGACTGAAGAGTTCCCTTGTGGAAGTCCATGTTCTATCATTGAAATTATCAATTTGCATTATGGACTGGATGCCGAGTAAATAACTAGATAAAGCTATTAATGTCAAGAATTACCTGTAGAAGTCATGCATGGGAAAACTAGTATAACTGGAGATCTTGTACAAACACTGGCCTCTCGATACTGCTCTCTGTACCATGTTATGATTACCACTGATCACATTATCTGTAACAAGAAGGTCGGTATACATTATAACAGAAAAGTCAAAAGCAGATTGTCAAACATGTGTTATCATAAACCATAAACTTATCTTAAAATACCATAAAATTTCTTATCCtaaaacataaaacacaacaattttttttatcctaaaacataaaacaaaacaaaatttcttaTCATAAAATACCACAAAATTTCTTaccttaaaaaataaatacaaccCTATCAAACATAAGTTATAACTGTTCAGTACAAATCatgattttaaatgttatagATAGCATGTGATCTTCCTTTGAAATCaaggacatatatatatacagtactattGTATAAATAACCTCTTCCCAGTTGAATGACTTATAATGTAGTTAAGTACCTTTTTGTTTTGGGTTGACCCCGCTGGCAAGACACAGTCCACCAAACTTATTATTGAAGACCTTGTTCCCTTCCAGCGTGGCTGTAGCGTTGTTGGTGATTTCAACACCCGCAGCATTGCCGTCAAATATCCGGTTTCTCCGTAATACTGGGTGACTGTTAGTACTGATGAGTACACCAGCCTGGGCGTTCCTGAAGATATCATTTTCCTCAAGGATTCCTAAGAAATAAGATAAAGAACATTAACTTTACAGGAATCTTTCTTGAATTCCCTACAAATAATATATGTcctatagaaaaaaaaacattcaaataaacATTCTCATAGTCGGATATTAATGCAGGGTTTATGATTTAAAGCATACTCTGTGTAGATGTCAGAACATCTTAAACTTTAAAACGGTTACATAGGAATTTTCAGTTCTATACTTTTGACTTTTGGCTCAACTATAAAACATATCATTACAGTAACTTACTTgaattttttattcttttttgaTAGCCAAAACACCTAAAATATCCTGAATCTATAGTGCAAACTACAACTGTActaaatttctttaaaaaaccAGATGACAGAAAGTTTTTATCAGTCCAAAAGTGacattatatgatattttaagGATGACGCTTTCATCCCTAACATTACCTTTGCCTCCGTTGAATATACAGATACCCCCGTCGCGGCCATCGTGAATCTTGTTGTGACGAAGCACTGGGTTGCTGTCAGTTTTAATCCACACACCAGCCATAGCATtgtcaaatatttcattacacTCGATCATACCGAGGCCACTATTATACACTAAAATACCACCATTTTGTCCACCCCATATCTTGTTTTTACGAATCAATGGATTGCTTCCTGTCCTGCAATGGGGAAGAAATTGATTTTTGTTACGACAATCTCCAAGAAGTACATATTGTCTTGTGTGAGGCACAGAactgaatttttttaaaattaggCAGGGTTCTTTATATCAACCCAgcaataatatatgtatacatatttctaACTGTCTGAAAGTCATCAGATTGATGCTGGTGGATCAGAGAAATCTTCATACAGAAATCTCAGATGaacaaaatttatatttcagaagaacaaaatttatatttcaagATTAGTGAGCTCCAGACAAAATTAGTAAAGCAGAGTAGCTTAAAAACATCTAACaatgaataaattaatttcTGAATTAAATATCTACACACCTCACCTTTAAATTAAATCAACATTTTCAACAATATAATGTatggaaataaaatttaaatgaaaacgACAATATCCATTACATTTCCTATTTTACACCTCCAACTAACCTTATCTGAACTCCCTGAATACAAATGGTTAAAGATGTCATTGTCCTCTAAGACGCCGTGTCCATTGTCGTAGAAATACACTCCAACCTGCGTAAGGTATAAACGTATTGAGTTTcagtaaatacaaacatatacaatacataagCGATCATCCGTGATAAAACTTTTGTTCCCCGGCATAGCCGtgtaatattcttttggccccggatggccccggatatgacgcgacaggtggcgttactggtcaagatgaagtatttgataggtcaatgtagcggtaaatgcaaaatgcagatatgcagttaaaaatgaaacaaagttaagatttaatgcaagctgaataaaaattttgttatccgtggtgaaagttcgttaatttatttcaccagcggttttacattataaccaccagcattaaaactatgccgtttatcttttttaaagatatttcttgtttgtattttacatgCTTTGATTGGTAGTGATTTTTTCATGCAGATAAATGATATTGGTATTTCTGACCTACTGACAGACAGGTAGGTTAGTATGTAGTATTCCTCAATTGTCTACTGACCTGTTTTCCACTGTGGATACGGTTTTTCCTCAGTACCGGCGTACTACCCGTTGTGATCCACACCCCTGCCAGTGTATTCGAGTATACCTCATTCTCCTCTATGAGACCTTGTCCTTTCTCATGCTAACGAAACAGTAAATTCAGAATTagtgtttttcatttttgttcacTAATACATCAATGATTTATTGACGATATTTCAAATGGCACTGAACACTTTTCGACTCCTAAATCAATCTCAAATGACCATTCTATACAAAATTCAATCATTGTGAGAACTGCATCTTTTTAAATCTTCtaaatttttaaaaggaaaacaaacacaaacttGAATCTAAGATGTGAATAACCTTACGAGGTCTACTCTTAAGTCAACATGATCTTACCACATAAATACCGCCATGCTGACCATGGTGGATTTTGTTGTGTCGTACTATAGGGTTACTGTTTGTCCTGATCTGGATACCAGCTAAGGCATTACCTGAAATAGCAGACAAAGTTAAATGAAGATTCAATTGAACTACCTTAAACATAGAACAATGATCTATTTAAGTTTAAAGGagtaaaacaaaacactgaATGAGTTCGCGTTCTCCAACAAGGTGGTTACAAAATTGACCATCTAAAATCTAATAAAGTACAGAGTTTTATGCATACCGTAGATATTGTTGTGTTCTATCAAACCTCTTCCTTCACCAAATATATAAACTCCTCCTTGATGACCATTGTAGATTTCATTTTTCCTACAAAGagtaaaaacacaaacataaacaaaaagATCAGGAGAGTCCATCAAAAGTATGTGTAATCTTCACCAAAAACTAGAAGAAATTCAAGGGTATAAAATCATGCAGATTCTCTGCCCAAGGAGATGTTGAAAATGATACAAATTTTAGTGGGGAACAGTCAAATGGAGAAACACGAGTGAAAATGGAAATTCCACTAAAGCAAAATGCACTTTCAGACCAGAAGGTTgatatgttaattttttttattcttttttagATTTGCTCAAAAAACAATTAGATAAGCGACAATTTACATACCTGATGGTCGGATCGCTGTTAGAAGTTATCCATACCCCGGCAAAGTTGTTTGAGTGGATTTTGTTTTCTATGAACTGACCACGCCCATTTTCGTGAACATACACACCACCGGTCTGTCCATGGTGGATTTCACACCTGACTACTGTAGGGTTAGCACCAGCCTTTACCTCAAACCCAGCAATCCTATTGTTGTGGATATCGTTGGCCTCAAAGTAGCCCTGCAAatcaacacatgtatatatatacagataagaTTCATGAAAGTATAACAATAACAGATTAAAGATAGGTATAGTTTATCAATCTAACTTACAATATAAGGAAACAAGAAttacacgtatatatatgtgtcaCCTCTTCCATTCAGTCAATATCATAACATTTTCTTCTACGTCCAGAAATTTCTGTCCCTTTTTTACCCCAAAAATACTTCAAAAACATACAAATGCTAGTAAAGAGTGTAATCGTTCAGCAATCGTCACACGATACACCTATAACCCAAGTCTGGTTTCTCTAGCTTTTATAGTTTGTCGGTAAAAGCTCAATATGCAAGAGCTAAACACAAAACTAGTCAAGAAATTTGAGTTTCTTACTCGCAAAATGCAGAAAtccatgaaatattttttagcTTAGTAGCCATGCTACATCTATGATAGAGGTTTAGTTTGTCTAGCTTTGTCGAAACAGAGCTAAATGCAAAACCTTAACACAGTTGACACTGCCGTCAGAAAAGCAACGCCTATGTGCCGCCTTTCCGACATCTGCTATAGGTGAAACAAAAAATAAGGACATCCATGTCGAGTGGTGAACCATTTAGTCGTTAAATCCGACTTAGTTACTATTTGTAGTCATAATAACTAGCCATTAAGTAATATTCCtgaattttactatttttatttcaatttcaatgtgTTTCCAACTTTTCAGGTCTTGGTATCCTGATTGATCAACAGATCTTCATAAGGCCTTGAAACACTcaccagaaaacaaaacaagatcACTTAGTCTGTCCTTAATCCATAAAATGAACAAATCTGGCACACAACTGGTAGAATAATTTAGACCGTAATAATGTAAATAGTCctattaatattatatacatatttctagTCCGTAACAGAAGGGCCTGGATGTGATTCTTGAATTTTCATCACAACTTACCAGGCCATTATCAAAGGTGAAAATTCCCACGTCCCGGCCATGGTGTATGTGGTTTCTCCTCATGATTGGATTAGCATGGTTTTTCACCCAAATCCCTGCCAAGGCATTCCCGCTGATCTCATTGTCTTCATAGCTTCCCTATAAATTATTACAACATACAGAAAATagtaattttttgtttttgtttttcaaaatttaattattttagaCATTGACTTCAGGTATTTTGAAGGCGAGACTACATTGTACTACGATAATTAAAATAGCGAAGATAATTTCTAGAAACATTGTGTTCTGAAAGTATTCTTACCTGTGCATAGTCGGTGACATAGAGGCCAACATTTTCACAGTCCTTAATTTTGCAGTGTTTGATGACGGGGTCTGCCCCTGATCCGGACACACATACAGCAGCGCCGACTGTTGACAACAAACACAAACTGTTATTATCACAGAGCTGGGAACAATCATTCAACATGGAACACAAGTAAATTTCAAGATCTATCTAACATGTCCTTAAAGAGGATGACATAATTTAGTATTAACACTGGGCGAATCAATATTAAATGTGGAATTAGGTTCGTAGAGCCAAAGCCTTAGTCTTTAAATGGAGGGGTGATTGGTCCTTCACTGTCCACCTGGATACTCCAAGGTGTGCAGGGGTTTAAGTATTTATAAGGCAGTGTTGTTTTTCCTGAATATTAATTCAGTTGCACAATATAATCTTTGTAACTTAAAATGAGagctagaaaatgtctgtacgACATCAATACCcctgctgccacttgacaccccaaaACACAGTTTGTTGAGCAttgcatcagcagttcctgacattagctagttacattacATTGTGATGGGATGGGAAACagcatccccccccccccaatttcaTGGTCAGGGCATAACAAAGAAGATCCTTACCGACAGATGAACTTCTGATACGGAGGTGATCTACTACAGGTGAGCAGTTCTCGGTTACTTCCAGAGCATAATGTTTATGGTGGGGTACTGTAGATGTAATGTCAGGGGAGAACTGAAAAAACAAGGCAAATAATCAGTAGAGAACTAAACAAGTCACATATACTCAGTAGAGAACAAGTCACAATATTATCAGTCGCAGAACAAGTCGCATACTTAGTAGAAACTTGGAACACGTTATATACTTGGTAGAGAACTAAAACGAGTCACATACTAAGTAGAAACTTGGAACAAGTTATATACTTGGTAGAGAACTAAAACGAGTCACATACTTAGTAGAGAAATAAACGAAGTCACATACTCATTACATGGTAGAGAACTATAAAAAGTGGCATACTCGGAAGAAAAAACTGGTCACATACCAAGTTCATGTTGCCCTAAATTTGTAACTGTACGAGCAAAGTATTAAGTAACAAAAGAAATAGTTGCTATATAATCGATAGAAGATCACAGTAATTATAactattttcttttcattatattattaaatgaaattgattaatgatattcattacattttacataataaatGAAACTTACTCGCAGTGTAACATATCCCAGATAAGCTTCCTTGGCCCCTTCTACAAACATGACGGTGGACTCACTTTCTCTCTCTATCACCACATGGTCTATCACATTTCCAGGTGCTACAAAATAGACACATTTCATAAAGATTATAAAGTCAAAATAATTTGGTTCTTAAAGAACTCTGGATTTCTGGTACtgcattaaaatgtttttttatagGGTATCTTTCCTGTAAACAATGAAACTTTACCTGGTCCTATGATAAACCTATTGTAACTATAACTTTACCTGGTCCTATGATAAATCTATTGTAACTGTAACTTTACCTGGTCCTATGATAAATCAACTGTAACTATAACTTTACCTAATCCTATGATAAATCTATTGTAACTATAACTTTACCTGATCCTATGAAAAATTTATGGTAACTATAACTTTACCTGATCCTATGATAAATTTATGGTAACTATAACTTTATGTGGTCCTATGATAAATCTATTGTAACTATAACTTTACCTCATCCTATGAATGGTCTATCGGATGTAATAGTGATATTACCTGCTCCTATGATTGAAACGTTGGTGTCCACAAATAGATACTCCCCCTGGTACAGACCGGAGTGGACCAGAATTAACGGACTCTCTATCTCCTCCGCATCAACAAAACTGTATGCCTGTTCTATTGTCTCAAAGCACTGCAAATTATACAGAATATCAcaattaaagaaaatgataaatgatgtataaatatcttgtgtataattgcattttatttttctaaatgtgataaattgatatacatCCTGAGAGATCACAGACTACCTCTCCATTCTGTAAAGAATAGCTTTTATACTAATACATGTACTCTATTAAGtcatatgaatatataataacaaacattgacaagcctgttgttttatttttcttttctttttacaGACAAACTGCGACTCATGAAATCGGCTACCTACCGTCATGTCTCTGCCCCGAAGTCTCCTTCCACGCGAGTGGTCCATGTACATTTCTTGAAAACCAGTTCTAACATGAATTCCTTTATACTGTTATAAgagaaaaaacacaaaataagtAAATTACAAGACAACGGAATACCTTTATGAAAACAGATAAAATACTTTTGACAGTTTCAATTtcacttaaatatatatttgaatacgGACCACATGTAATTATGCATATCAATAATGTTTTTGAAAtccaaatgaaataaaattactAGCTTTCAAGTATCAATACAAAACAGTTTTGTCAGATAGACTATGTAGTCATTCTATTCAGTTATATGAATTAAACTCACCAAATGTTTAAAGCTTTCTTTCCATGGGTTTTCATATTCATTTTCGTGTGGTTGAACAAAGCGAAAAACCCTTGGTTCTGGATGCATGAGTGGGAAGTCATACTCAAATACATCCTGGTATATATCTTTCCTGgtaaaaattaatgtaaataaaataatgtaatatattgatgctaacaaattaatgtaaataaaataatgtattatattgatgttaacaaattaatgtaaatgaaataatgtaatatattgatgtaaacaaattaatgtaaataataatgtaatatattgatgttaagttaatgttatatgttgatgttaacaaattaatgcaaataaaataatataatatattgatgcaaacaaattaatgtaaataataatgTAATGATTTGACgtaaacaaataaatgttgCATATCTATGTAGCAATTTATTGTACCAAGAATGAAAAGATAACAAAGctgttttttttcattgaattaGAAGTTGAagttaacaaaataattatcaacTTACCAAAGTTCTGTGTCGTTGGCTATGATGCGAAAACGTTTGCAAACACATGCAATTCTACATAGGTCAAATTCCAACAGGTAACTGAAGATCTTCAGCAGTACCTCATCAGGTAGGTCTTGTTGAAGATAATGTGCTCCAACCAGACATCctattgaaattaaacaaaaaattaatttcCTCCAAGATAATATATCCAAAAGTCTAAACTACCAGGTAATGACTTTGTATTTACTAAGCCCACTGATACTTCAACCACTTCTAAAACAAAGAGAGACCCAGAACACGAAGCAAGGAGAGAAATCTAGACATTCTACCATTACTGCATTGTGACATATTCAATGTGCAGAAAGTTGTCTACTATCAACACTGCATTTTCTGGACAACTGTATCAATAATGAAACTGTTCCTATGGGACAGAAAGTCTGAAAAAACCCCACAACTTTCAAAGTGTTCATACACATATTGAACATATCTGTCTTAATGcaaaagaatgaaaataaatacctGTAACTTGAGGAAATGCTGCACGgtatttaaagaaaatgcaCTAAAAGAAGTTCCTCCAGTGCAAATGAtattattatcaaatttattcaaaaataagccctgtccacaaataaaccgCTTTCTTCATTGTTGAAGAACCATCAATTTAAAAATAAGCTATCCCCAAACTTaagtacttaacttttacactggaTCTCATTTGAGGTTAAATACGGTAATTAACTAAACGATGGATACAAACTCTTAATGCTGAGTTTTTGGATTactaatataattatacaatttgGTAAATCACAATCCCTCACtggatgtaggtcaaaggtcacaatgtAGGTCAgcttttgatacatgacacactGCACCAGTAGACAATCACTTGACAGaataatcaatattaatatcaacatgAGTAGACAATCACTTGACAGaataatcaatattaatatcaacataTCACAAACTTATTTCGTGCATCTATTTTAACTTCAGTCAACCTTGGTGGTTTTGTGCCTAGATGTACACTGTAATAACTGCATGTTGTAGTTCTGAAATGAGCCTGTAATAATGAGCCCAAAACAAATTTCTACACCAACATAATTATATGCCTGCATGAAATATAATGATTTACCAGGCATAATAAGCAAGCTATTATCAATAGTATCTTACAGTTTTGTTGATtacatttcaattgatatacCTTTCAAATATGGAGCCACAGAGCGAGTGGATGATTTGCGTCGCCTCTTAGCTGGTGCACAGGACTCTGAGAGACTGTGACTTCGTCCCCCGGTGTAAGGACTAGTACTGCCCTCTGGTTGCCGTTTCCGTAGGTTGTATCGCATGTGGCATGGCTTACTGCTCGAGTCATCTTCATTGTCTGTGTTCTGTGTGTTGGCATTTCCTGAAATTACACAACCTGCATTAAGTACAATTCCATTTTAGACGTCCAAAacattatgctaaaatatgtatcaataaCATGATTAGTGATATAgaaaagtcttatattataaacaaaacacatacacagcATTTACAagctgaaatattttaatttcttatcaGTTAAGTTGAATGCATGTTCTACTATCCCAAAAAACAAATCTTTCTAAGTTGTATCCTAcattcactttaaaaaaaatgtatatatatgtactatgcATGTAGCACAATTATGTGGGCTACTTATGTTTCTTTACTGGGTTTATCACCCAGTATATAACGACTGCATGATTTTGAGGGAGGGCcaccttgtagtagttggtaacTACCTCACTGAGCATTATATGGGCGGCccgttgcatgccatccagagcaattagagtttaagtgtcttgcccaaggacaaaAACATGACAGCACAAATTGGTCTGTTTTCAGCCTTCTGAGAAACGCAAACTGACAGGGGTAGGGATCACAACTGGTAATAGTATATGAGATTCAGAAAGATACGAGTCAGAACTTACTGgttcaccaaaaaaaaaaaaatgcacaaGGCCAAACTTATGGTTTTGACCTGGTAAATAACTATATCGGTGCCACAATTGGGGCATGTTAATATCATTTGGAAAGCAACATAAATTCTTATTGGGAGTATATAAAGAACATACatagtcagtgtcttaaaatataagctgtattttggcaaGAGTCAAAAAAAGACAAAAGTGCAAGCCTTGgtgagccacttttgtctttctttcccgagccaaaaatacagcttatattttaagacactgactatatattctatatatcaTGCAATAGCCACCAAACATTTGCAAGTGAAACGTTTTCAGCAATGTCCCTAATTTATATGTTCGCctttttaatgttatttcaCTTTGAAATAGGTAAGACAAATTGAC
This DNA window, taken from Pecten maximus chromosome 3, xPecMax1.1, whole genome shotgun sequence, encodes the following:
- the LOC117323387 gene encoding F-box only protein 11-like, with the translated sequence MSSHTARTTRYSTRRLRKRPVVKQASTRRQNDGNANTQNTDNEDDSSSKPCHMRYNLRKRQPEGSTSPYTGGRSHSLSESCAPAKRRRKSSTRSVAPYLKGCLVGAHYLQQDLPDEVLLKIFSYLLEFDLCRIACVCKRFRIIANDTELWKDIYQDVFEYDFPLMHPEPRVFRFVQPHENEYENPWKESFKHLYKGIHVRTGFQEMYMDHSRGRRLRGRDMTCFETIEQAYSFVDAEEIESPLILVHSGLYQGEYLFVDTNVSIIGAAPGNVIDHVVIERESESTVMFVEGAKEAYLGYVTLRFSPDITSTVPHHKHYALEVTENCSPVVDHLRIRSSSVVGAAVCVSGSGADPVIKHCKIKDCENVGLYVTDYAQGSYEDNEISGNALAGIWVKNHANPIMRRNHIHHGRDVGIFTFDNGLGYFEANDIHNNRIAGFEVKAGANPTVVRCEIHHGQTGGVYVHENGRGQFIENKIHSNNFAGVWITSNSDPTIRKNEIYNGHQGGVYIFGEGRGLIEHNNIYGNALAGIQIRTNSNPIVRHNKIHHGQHGGIYVHEKGQGLIEENEVYSNTLAGVWITTGSTPVLRKNRIHSGKQVGVYFYDNGHGVLEDNDIFNHLYSGSSDKVSWRTGSNPLIRKNKIWGGQNGGILVYNSGLGMIECNEIFDNAMAGVWIKTDSNPVLRHNKIHDGRDGGICIFNGGKGILEENDIFRNAQAGVLISTNSHPVLRRNRIFDGNAAGVEITNNATATLEGNKVFNNKFGGLCLASGVNPKQKDNVISGNHNMVQRAVSRGQCLYKISSYTSFPMHDFYRCRTCNTTERNAICVNCIKSCHAGHEVEFIRHDRFFCDCGAGTLNNQCQLQGEPTQDTDTLYDSAAPMETHTLRVN